The following coding sequences are from one uncultured Bacteroides sp. window:
- a CDS encoding transposase translates to MQKERKHYDSLFKRMRLNSYERKNVSGLAQELSVSAALLYHWRNEYKQYGKGIIKQTLEEKEFNEMKKRMRDIEMENEILIKH, encoded by the coding sequence GTGCAAAAAGAAAGAAAACATTATGACTCTCTCTTTAAAAGAATGCGGTTAAATAGCTATGAGCGAAAAAACGTGAGTGGTTTAGCTCAGGAACTTAGTGTGAGCGCCGCCTTGCTTTATCATTGGCGAAACGAATACAAGCAATATGGCAAGGGCATAATCAAACAAACTCTTGAAGAAAAGGAATTCAATGAGATGAAAAAGCGCATGCGTGATATTGAGATGGAGAATGAAATCTTAATAAAGCATTGA